The Trichocoleus desertorum ATA4-8-CV12 genome window below encodes:
- a CDS encoding ABC transporter ATP-binding protein, with product MSEIAIALNNVSKCFRRYAHPVERLKEILLPGKSRADEFWALRDINLEIPKGQTVGFVGRNGSGKSTLLQIVAGTLTPTTGEIRVNGRISALLELGSGFNPEFTGRQNVFFNGRLLGLSQREIEDKFDEIAGFADIGEFIDQPVRTYSSGMFVRLAFAVAVNVNPEILIVDEALAVGDVVFQHRCMRRMRTLMDSGVTTLFVSHDSGAIKTLCNQAVMIHDGRIQALGLPNTIIIEYLKLVTELELGLTQVGGESQTNHEASKVIAVQEEPPIQTNDEALSGQQSSGKLSRRGNCKALIEEIKLLNHLGENAGESPIFGFNEEVTLFTRLRVYAPLRSCIVGFYVCDKNGNEVIGSNTFEENTPISRLEPGELLEIQFKFNLPLRTGSYSLTVAGSESYESLTFDWIDNALVFQVLPPDTGRRIHALVDQPMVVKVNKPASSIVRTPA from the coding sequence ATGAGTGAGATTGCAATTGCGTTAAACAATGTTTCGAAATGCTTTAGGCGCTATGCTCACCCGGTAGAGAGGCTTAAGGAAATATTGTTGCCCGGAAAAAGTAGGGCAGATGAGTTCTGGGCGTTACGTGATATAAACCTAGAAATTCCCAAAGGGCAAACAGTTGGTTTCGTTGGAAGGAATGGCTCTGGGAAGAGTACGCTACTACAAATAGTTGCAGGAACCTTAACTCCCACTACTGGAGAAATCAGGGTAAATGGAAGAATTTCGGCACTGCTGGAACTAGGTAGTGGGTTTAACCCAGAGTTTACGGGACGACAGAATGTATTTTTCAATGGGCGGCTACTAGGGTTAAGCCAAAGGGAAATCGAAGATAAGTTTGACGAGATTGCTGGGTTTGCAGATATTGGTGAGTTCATCGACCAACCTGTTAGGACCTATTCAAGCGGTATGTTTGTCCGTTTAGCATTTGCCGTGGCAGTCAATGTTAATCCAGAGATTTTGATCGTTGATGAAGCTTTGGCTGTAGGAGATGTAGTATTTCAGCATCGTTGTATGCGCCGGATGCGAACCTTGATGGACTCAGGCGTAACAACGCTATTTGTTTCACACGATTCAGGAGCCATCAAAACCCTGTGCAATCAAGCTGTCATGATTCACGACGGGCGAATACAGGCTTTAGGACTGCCAAACACAATCATCATCGAATACCTGAAACTAGTTACCGAGTTGGAGCTAGGTCTAACCCAGGTAGGTGGAGAGTCTCAAACCAACCATGAAGCAAGTAAGGTCATAGCTGTTCAGGAAGAGCCTCCAATACAGACTAATGATGAGGCTCTATCTGGGCAGCAATCCTCTGGCAAACTTTCACGGCGAGGAAACTGCAAGGCTTTAATTGAAGAGATCAAGCTGCTAAATCATTTAGGTGAAAATGCAGGTGAAAGCCCCATTTTTGGGTTCAACGAGGAAGTAACCTTGTTTACAAGGTTAAGGGTTTATGCTCCGCTTAGGAGTTGTATTGTTGGTTTTTATGTGTGTGATAAGAATGGCAATGAGGTGATTGGCAGCAATACATTTGAGGAAAATACTCCAATCAGCAGATTAGAGCCAGGGGAATTGTTAGAAATTCAATTTAAATTCAATCTACCCTTAAGAACAGGTTCGTACAGCTTAACAGTGGCTGGATCAGAAAGTTATGAATCTTTGACTTTTGATTGGATTGATAATGCATTAGTCTTTCAAGTCTTGCCTCCAGATACAGGAAGGCGTATCCATGCTTTAGTTGATCAACCAATGGTTGTGAAAGTGAACAAACCAGCTTCATCAATAGTAAGAACGCCAGCATAA
- a CDS encoding ABC transporter permease — translation MRGVVRRVNNLARWLPINPRWWAKLDLLKALVQRDMEARYKGSVLGNLWPLLNQISQLLIYTYVFSIVLKVKLSLQGLPDNNLTYGLWLFAGLLPWIAFSSGVIQAASSVIAQPNLVKKVVFPLTLLPLVPVLSLFLESTFGLMALILLVALTSQTIHTTLWLLPLVWLPQLLLTAGLGYIFAGLTVFLRDIPQTLGVILNLWFYVTPIIYPASIIPEQWRAWVFWLNPLTAISEVYRDLILVGEVTHWGELGVASVVSLLIFLGGLWVYKRIRPAFADVL, via the coding sequence ATGAGAGGAGTAGTCCGCCGAGTTAATAACCTGGCTCGTTGGCTACCAATCAATCCTAGGTGGTGGGCCAAGCTAGATCTGCTCAAAGCACTTGTGCAGCGAGATATGGAAGCGCGGTACAAAGGTTCTGTCCTAGGCAACTTATGGCCTTTACTGAATCAAATTTCCCAGTTACTCATTTACACTTACGTTTTCTCGATTGTTCTTAAGGTCAAGCTTAGCCTTCAAGGGCTACCCGACAACAATCTAACGTATGGCTTGTGGTTGTTTGCAGGATTGTTGCCCTGGATAGCCTTTTCTAGTGGAGTTATCCAAGCCGCGTCATCCGTCATTGCACAGCCCAATCTGGTTAAGAAGGTTGTGTTTCCCCTCACTTTACTGCCACTTGTTCCAGTTCTATCGCTCTTTTTGGAGAGTACCTTTGGTCTGATGGCCTTGATCCTGCTTGTGGCCCTAACCTCTCAAACAATACACACCACGTTATGGCTCTTGCCGCTGGTTTGGCTGCCGCAATTGCTGCTAACTGCGGGGTTAGGGTACATATTTGCAGGATTGACAGTTTTTTTACGAGACATTCCTCAAACCCTAGGAGTTATTCTCAACCTTTGGTTCTATGTAACTCCCATTATTTATCCAGCCTCTATCATCCCAGAACAATGGCGAGCTTGGGTTTTCTGGTTGAACCCCTTAACCGCGATCTCAGAAGTTTACCGGGATCTTATCTTAGTTGGAGAAGTAACCCACTGGGGTGAGTTGGGAGTCGCTTCAGTGGTTTCCCTATTAATATTTCTGGGTGGTTTGTGGGTTTACAAGCGTATACGTCCCGCTTTCGCTGATGTCCTTTAG